In Fodinibius saliphilus, a genomic segment contains:
- a CDS encoding molybdopterin-dependent oxidoreductase, protein MPEVFIDGKRYEFEGKPMLLQFILDQGLEVPFFCYHPAMSIPANCRQCMVKVGTPVKDRETGEFEKDENGERKIRWFPNPQTSCSTPLQDGMVVHTQETSEEVARAQKDNLEFILVNHPLDCPICDQAGECPLQIQTYKYGPEGSRFEVKKVHKPKRVELGPRVTLDAERCINCTRCVRFTEEISGTNQLTIVQRGDDNYPQTAAGEEFDDPYSMNTVDICPVGALTSTDFRFKARVWEMNQTPSIDVTNGKGCNIDLWTRDNEVLRITPRENEEVNDYWMPDAGREAYKRFNENRVDRPSIKLDGNNQSNTSWNNAIETFAEVLEANNAEDILVIGSPHASVEENFAFNKFFNLLGSSNAKFIPHIIPGAGDDFLITDDQAPNTNGCRALNLDEVDSNSLQSAISGAKVVVILSDDLVGREILSATDLNDSYTICLTTNQTETTQASDLVIPITCVAEHAASYVNVDGRIQRSYPAKETKYTNRRLNLEMSEGRLDRFGTNFDNWVSEDNKVDCLPLWQFLNKLAERINLDFSYKHSRDVFDDIREQFEILSDISYERMDEENGVQLPIKQEEVKQA, encoded by the coding sequence ATGCCTGAAGTATTTATAGACGGTAAACGTTACGAATTTGAAGGAAAGCCAATGTTGCTCCAGTTTATTCTGGATCAGGGATTGGAAGTGCCTTTCTTTTGTTACCACCCAGCCATGTCCATACCGGCTAACTGCCGCCAATGCATGGTAAAAGTGGGGACACCTGTTAAAGATCGTGAAACAGGAGAGTTTGAAAAGGATGAAAACGGGGAACGTAAAATCCGATGGTTTCCTAATCCACAGACTTCATGCTCAACTCCTCTGCAAGATGGTATGGTGGTTCATACTCAGGAAACTTCTGAGGAAGTAGCCCGTGCTCAAAAAGATAATTTGGAGTTTATACTTGTTAATCACCCGCTTGACTGCCCTATTTGTGATCAAGCCGGCGAATGTCCATTACAGATACAAACTTATAAATATGGACCTGAAGGCAGTCGATTTGAAGTTAAGAAGGTTCACAAACCAAAACGAGTGGAGCTTGGCCCACGCGTTACACTGGATGCCGAACGGTGTATTAACTGTACCCGTTGCGTGCGATTTACTGAAGAAATTAGTGGAACCAATCAGCTTACGATTGTTCAGCGTGGTGATGATAACTATCCCCAAACAGCTGCAGGCGAAGAGTTTGATGATCCCTATTCTATGAATACGGTAGACATCTGCCCTGTTGGCGCACTCACTTCTACCGATTTTCGTTTTAAAGCACGCGTTTGGGAAATGAACCAAACACCCAGTATCGATGTCACAAACGGAAAAGGATGTAACATTGATCTTTGGACTCGCGATAATGAAGTATTACGTATTACCCCCCGCGAGAATGAAGAAGTGAACGATTATTGGATGCCAGATGCAGGGCGCGAGGCATATAAGCGGTTTAATGAAAACCGTGTTGATCGTCCCTCAATTAAACTAGATGGAAATAACCAGTCTAATACTTCTTGGAATAATGCTATTGAAACATTTGCAGAAGTTCTGGAAGCAAATAATGCAGAAGATATCTTGGTGATTGGTAGTCCCCATGCTTCGGTTGAAGAGAACTTTGCTTTTAATAAGTTTTTCAACCTTCTGGGTTCTTCCAATGCTAAGTTTATACCTCATATCATACCCGGTGCCGGTGACGACTTTTTAATTACCGATGACCAAGCCCCCAATACAAATGGTTGTCGGGCTTTAAATCTTGATGAAGTTGACAGCAATAGCTTGCAATCTGCTATTTCTGGTGCCAAGGTTGTTGTTATTCTTTCTGATGATCTGGTCGGCAGAGAAATTCTTTCGGCAACAGATCTTAATGATTCATATACCATCTGTTTGACGACCAATCAAACAGAGACTACCCAAGCTTCTGACTTAGTAATTCCAATAACTTGTGTTGCCGAACATGCTGCCAGTTATGTGAACGTAGATGGACGCATTCAACGCTCCTACCCTGCCAAAGAGACAAAATATACGAATCGTCGCCTCAACCTCGAGATGTCAGAAGGACGCCTCGATCGATTTGGAACGAACTTTGATAACTGGGTTAGCGAAGACAACAAAGTTGACTGTTTACCTCTCTGGCAATTTTTGAATAAACTTGCAGAACGAATCAATCTTGACTTCAGCTACAAACATTCTCGTGATGTTTTTGATGATATCAGAGAACAATTCGAAATTCTCAGTGACATCTCATATGAGCGGATGGACGAAGAAAATGGCGTTCAGCTCCCCATTAAACAAGAAGAAGTAAAACAAGCGTAA
- the nuoF gene encoding NADH-quinone oxidoreductase subunit NuoF, producing the protein MAQDWKSFEPQLIPDIPNLQKIEVYEENGGYNALKKILNDQQEWSRDNVVNEVKQANIRGRGGAGFNAGLKWSFMPDPDGGPRYLACNGDESEPGTFKDRKIFEFNPHLFIEGALIAAYAMTIDTIYVYIRGEYISWVEQLQDAVDDAYEQGYLGENILGTDISIDLEITYGAGAYICGEETSMLESLEGKRGYPRVKPPFPAQKGLWGRPTTINNIETLANVPLVINNGADWYSDVGAEEHPGPVLYGISGHVNQPGVYEYPTGVPVLELINDVAGGIRGGKELKALIPGGSSTPVLRADQLEGVTMNSDSLKEAGSMMGTAGMVVMDEDTDMVDVLWRIAHFYHHESCGQCTPCREGTGWLEKVLLKIKNGNGEMKDLDLLLDVGNQMEGRTICALADAAVWPVRHTINRFRDEFEARCKKSSHAVA; encoded by the coding sequence ATGGCTCAAGACTGGAAATCATTCGAACCACAACTTATTCCTGACATTCCCAATCTGCAAAAGATTGAGGTTTATGAGGAAAATGGTGGATATAACGCTCTAAAAAAGATTTTAAATGACCAACAAGAATGGTCTCGAGACAATGTCGTCAATGAAGTAAAACAGGCGAACATTCGCGGTCGCGGTGGTGCCGGATTTAATGCAGGGCTAAAATGGAGTTTCATGCCCGATCCCGATGGCGGCCCACGGTATCTTGCATGTAATGGAGATGAATCTGAACCCGGGACATTCAAAGATCGTAAAATATTTGAATTCAATCCTCACCTTTTTATTGAAGGGGCCTTAATTGCAGCATATGCCATGACTATAGACACGATTTATGTTTATATCCGTGGCGAATATATCTCTTGGGTAGAACAACTACAGGATGCAGTAGACGATGCCTATGAACAAGGATATCTGGGTGAAAATATTTTAGGTACAGACATCTCCATTGATTTGGAAATAACCTATGGCGCAGGCGCATATATCTGTGGTGAAGAAACTTCTATGCTCGAATCCCTAGAAGGCAAGCGGGGTTATCCGCGAGTTAAACCCCCCTTCCCTGCTCAAAAAGGTTTATGGGGACGCCCTACTACTATCAATAATATTGAAACACTGGCAAATGTTCCTTTAGTCATTAATAACGGTGCGGATTGGTATAGTGATGTTGGTGCTGAGGAACATCCCGGTCCGGTACTCTATGGCATATCGGGGCATGTAAATCAGCCTGGCGTTTATGAATATCCAACTGGTGTACCAGTTTTAGAACTTATTAATGATGTTGCCGGTGGTATCAGAGGCGGAAAAGAGCTTAAGGCACTTATCCCCGGTGGATCTTCGACACCTGTACTCCGAGCTGATCAGCTTGAAGGAGTAACCATGAATTCAGACTCTTTAAAAGAGGCTGGTTCTATGATGGGTACAGCTGGCATGGTTGTTATGGATGAAGATACCGATATGGTCGATGTGTTGTGGAGAATTGCTCACTTCTATCACCACGAATCTTGTGGACAGTGTACCCCATGCCGTGAAGGTACAGGCTGGCTTGAAAAAGTGCTGCTTAAGATCAAAAACGGTAATGGAGAAATGAAAGATCTTGACCTCTTACTTGACGTAGGCAACCAGATGGAAGGCCGCACGATATGTGCTCTTGCTGATGCCGCTGTATGGCCTGTTCGTCATACTATCAACCGATTTAGAGATGAATTTGAAGCACGATGTAAGAAATCTAGTCACGCTGTAGCGTAA
- the nuoE gene encoding complex I 24 kDa subunit family protein codes for MAELSFTEEELKEIEQLKAKFPTAKAATLQVLWVAQRKYGHVEPEVQNLVADTLDVPKSHVHGVASFYTQYYKEEKGKFVLDVCTCLSCQLCGGYDILHHLEDKLGIKAGETTDDGMFSIQSVECLGACGYAPMLQVTNGVYVNNLTKEKVDSLIENLKNGNIPEFESMAMPELEKRNQAASE; via the coding sequence ATGGCTGAACTGTCATTTACAGAAGAAGAACTTAAAGAAATAGAACAACTTAAGGCCAAGTTTCCTACGGCTAAAGCGGCTACCTTGCAGGTATTATGGGTAGCGCAACGTAAATATGGTCATGTGGAACCTGAGGTTCAAAACCTGGTTGCCGATACATTGGATGTCCCAAAATCACATGTGCATGGTGTGGCAAGCTTTTATACACAGTATTATAAAGAAGAAAAAGGTAAGTTTGTTCTCGATGTTTGCACCTGCCTTAGCTGTCAGCTATGCGGCGGCTATGATATATTACATCATCTAGAAGACAAACTGGGTATTAAAGCCGGGGAAACGACCGACGATGGAATGTTCAGTATTCAATCGGTTGAATGCTTGGGTGCCTGTGGATATGCGCCCATGCTTCAAGTTACAAATGGGGTTTATGTTAATAATCTTACCAAAGAAAAGGTTGATTCCCTTATAGAAAACCTAAAAAATGGTAACATACCCGAGTTTGAATCTATGGCGATGCCGGAATTAGAAAAACGAAACCAAGCTGCTTCAGAATAA
- the nuoD gene encoding NADH dehydrogenase (quinone) subunit D, with protein MDTKHITDQVDPKFFKEHQEKLYDALEDKHTTIEKMDDQDPLGTKMVLNMGPQHPATHGVLRLVLQLNGELIEKAKLDIGYLHRGVEKIAENKTYQEFMPYTDRMDYLSPYSNNVALCTAVEKIANVEVPERAHYIRMIGCELARISSHLLWLGTMVMDAGAVSFFIWTFREREKLYDIFDNIGGHRFTISHARIGGVANDLTDDAIAMIKDFVNDFPQELKDFHGLLDRNRIFFDRNREVGVLSPERALEIGATGPTLRASGYAYDIRDFEPYARYDEVDFEVPTRLEGDNLARYYVRMEEMHESIRIIRQCLDKLPKGPVRTDNAKQAYPSKDEVYYSMEGMIHDFMMTDTGICPPEGEESYHAVEGPKGELGYYIQSDGTGHPWRLKINSPSFKNLQALEDMLDGEMVADTVVIIGGVDPVMGEADK; from the coding sequence ATGGACACCAAACACATTACGGATCAAGTTGATCCAAAGTTTTTTAAAGAGCATCAGGAAAAGCTATACGATGCTCTTGAGGACAAGCATACAACCATTGAAAAAATGGATGACCAAGATCCTCTGGGCACAAAAATGGTGCTCAACATGGGTCCTCAACACCCTGCTACACACGGGGTACTGCGCCTTGTGTTACAGCTTAACGGTGAGCTCATTGAGAAAGCAAAACTCGATATAGGCTATCTGCACCGTGGCGTAGAAAAGATTGCGGAAAATAAAACGTATCAGGAATTCATGCCTTATACCGATCGCATGGATTACCTTTCACCATACAGTAATAATGTAGCACTGTGTACTGCAGTCGAAAAGATTGCAAATGTAGAAGTGCCGGAAAGAGCTCATTATATCCGCATGATCGGATGTGAACTTGCCCGTATTTCTTCGCACCTGCTGTGGCTTGGTACCATGGTAATGGATGCTGGTGCCGTATCATTCTTTATCTGGACGTTCCGCGAGCGTGAAAAACTATATGATATCTTTGACAATATTGGGGGACATCGATTTACGATCTCTCACGCCAGAATTGGTGGTGTGGCCAATGATCTTACTGATGATGCCATCGCCATGATCAAAGATTTCGTCAACGATTTCCCACAGGAGTTAAAAGACTTCCACGGGCTACTCGACCGTAACCGTATATTCTTCGACCGTAACCGTGAAGTTGGGGTTTTATCTCCGGAAAGAGCTTTGGAAATTGGAGCGACTGGTCCTACCCTGCGAGCTTCGGGTTATGCTTACGATATTCGCGACTTTGAACCTTATGCCCGATATGATGAGGTGGATTTTGAAGTTCCTACTCGTCTTGAGGGCGATAATTTGGCACGTTATTATGTTCGGATGGAAGAGATGCACGAGAGCATCAGAATTATTCGTCAATGTCTTGATAAATTACCGAAGGGACCTGTTAGAACGGATAATGCCAAACAAGCTTATCCTTCCAAAGATGAAGTATATTATTCTATGGAGGGTATGATTCATGATTTTATGATGACCGATACCGGGATTTGTCCACCAGAAGGTGAAGAAAGTTATCATGCTGTTGAAGGGCCAAAAGGTGAGCTTGGTTACTATATACAAAGTGATGGAACCGGACATCCCTGGAGGCTAAAAATCAACTCTCCATCTTTTAAGAACCTACAAGCACTTGAAGATATGCTGGATGGTGAAATGGTTGCCGACACTGTCGTAATCATTGGTGGTGTTGACCCCGTAATGGGTGAAGCAGATAAGTAG
- a CDS encoding NADH-quinone oxidoreductase subunit C: MDLELSEKLQNVVDGLSEQFSDSFIEVYQSSGDTFVQVKAGAIVEICSYLKDEQHFIYLTDLFGIDRFTSNDRFEIAYNLISLRDRERFFLKTRLPEENPEIASVSNIWKSASWMEREVYDMFGVTFTEHPDFRRIFMPEDFDYFPMRKEFPLLGIPGSIELPSTTPDTE, encoded by the coding sequence ATGGATTTAGAACTATCAGAAAAACTTCAAAATGTAGTCGATGGATTATCCGAACAGTTTTCGGACTCTTTCATCGAAGTATATCAATCAAGCGGTGATACCTTTGTTCAGGTAAAAGCTGGTGCTATTGTTGAAATCTGTTCTTATCTGAAAGATGAACAGCATTTTATCTATCTCACAGACCTTTTCGGCATCGATCGCTTTACCTCAAATGACCGCTTTGAAATTGCTTATAACCTAATTTCATTACGCGACCGTGAGCGTTTTTTCTTAAAAACACGGTTACCGGAAGAAAACCCGGAAATTGCTTCCGTCTCCAACATTTGGAAATCAGCAAGTTGGATGGAACGAGAAGTTTATGACATGTTTGGTGTTACCTTTACCGAACATCCCGACTTCCGTCGTATTTTTATGCCCGAAGATTTCGATTATTTTCCAATGCGTAAAGAGTTTCCTCTTTTGGGTATTCCCGGATCTATCGAATTACCAAGTACAACGCCTGACACTGAGTAG
- a CDS encoding NADH-quinone oxidoreductase subunit B, translating to MGIESSLGDGYFTTKIDTLTNWARSNAAWPMPMGLACCAIEMMAFAGPKYDAARFGSEVMRFSPRQSDVMIVAGWVNYKMSHAIRRIWDQMPDPKWCIAMGACASTGGMHRCYGVVQGCDNFLPVDAYISGCPPRPDALLHALMKIQDKIRTEHSVMLDT from the coding sequence ATGGGTATTGAAAGCTCTCTTGGTGACGGTTACTTCACCACAAAAATTGATACATTAACAAACTGGGCACGATCTAATGCAGCTTGGCCTATGCCAATGGGTTTAGCCTGCTGTGCTATTGAGATGATGGCTTTTGCCGGCCCAAAATATGATGCTGCACGATTTGGTTCAGAGGTAATGCGGTTTTCTCCCCGGCAAAGTGATGTTATGATTGTTGCCGGATGGGTAAATTATAAAATGTCGCATGCCATTCGCAGGATATGGGACCAAATGCCCGACCCTAAATGGTGTATTGCTATGGGAGCTTGTGCTTCTACCGGTGGAATGCACCGCTGCTATGGTGTAGTTCAAGGTTGTGATAATTTCTTACCCGTAGATGCATATATTTCTGGTTGTCCTCCACGACCTGACGCTCTCTTGCATGCCCTTATGAAAATCCAGGATAAAATTCGTACTGAACACTCTGTAATGCTCGATACATAA
- a CDS encoding NADH-quinone oxidoreductase subunit A → MTLSKILGPFRPNKNKLDPYESGMDPVGEAADRYSISFYLVAIAFIVFDLEVVFIYPWAVSFLDYGLGTLVSMIIFILELYVGLIYLIKKGTLDWDMKKGMFN, encoded by the coding sequence ATGACGTTATCAAAAATTCTTGGTCCCTTTCGCCCCAATAAAAACAAGTTGGACCCTTATGAAAGCGGTATGGACCCTGTAGGCGAGGCAGCCGACCGTTATTCTATTAGCTTTTACCTAGTAGCAATCGCCTTTATTGTTTTTGACCTCGAAGTCGTATTTATATATCCTTGGGCAGTTAGCTTTTTAGACTATGGTCTGGGAACGCTTGTTTCGATGATTATATTTATTTTAGAGCTCTACGTTGGTCTTATTTACCTGATCAAAAAAGGAACGCTCGATTGGGATATGAAAAAAGGAATGTTTAACTGA
- a CDS encoding Mth938-like domain-containing protein, with translation MVSKKISPKIHSIKWGSVTVSDHKTYKDAKLFPSGSREWDWNETGTHHVPGIQPADVEELLKHGASVVVLSQGFHERLQVCQETRKYLSEHNIDYHILETEQAKEKYNELRMNYPVGALIHSTC, from the coding sequence ATGGTTTCTAAAAAAATATCCCCTAAAATTCATTCCATAAAGTGGGGATCGGTTACCGTCTCTGATCATAAAACCTATAAGGATGCTAAACTTTTTCCAAGTGGTTCTCGAGAGTGGGACTGGAATGAAACAGGCACCCATCATGTGCCGGGTATTCAACCCGCAGATGTTGAAGAATTGCTTAAACATGGTGCTAGTGTGGTAGTTTTATCGCAAGGTTTTCATGAACGCCTACAGGTTTGCCAAGAAACAAGAAAGTATCTTAGTGAGCACAACATCGACTACCATATCCTAGAAACTGAACAAGCTAAAGAAAAATATAATGAGCTCAGAATGAACTATCCCGTGGGAGCTCTTATTCATTCAACCTGTTAG
- a CDS encoding bifunctional nuclease family protein: protein MDKIKMDILGLSTSPSSGGAYALILNEVDGNRRLPIIIGTFEAQAIALELEHIRPPRPMTHDLLKNMIQNFGSDVEQVFINDLSEGTFFAKIIYEENGQQMEQDARPSDAIALAVRFDASIYVAPEILDEAGIVSEGEEGDELTATAEGEEKSPEMSKLERLENELQTAIDTENYEKAARLRDEIQKLKG, encoded by the coding sequence TTGGATAAAATTAAGATGGATATATTAGGGCTTTCTACAAGCCCAAGTAGTGGTGGAGCCTATGCATTGATTTTAAATGAAGTAGATGGTAATCGTCGACTTCCTATAATTATTGGAACATTTGAGGCACAGGCGATTGCCCTTGAGTTAGAACATATTCGGCCACCTCGCCCAATGACGCACGACCTTCTCAAGAATATGATTCAAAATTTTGGATCTGACGTTGAGCAGGTCTTCATTAATGATCTTAGTGAAGGGACCTTTTTTGCAAAGATAATTTATGAGGAAAACGGTCAGCAGATGGAGCAGGATGCTCGGCCCAGCGATGCAATTGCACTTGCTGTTCGATTTGATGCCTCTATTTATGTAGCACCTGAAATTCTTGATGAGGCCGGTATCGTTTCGGAAGGTGAGGAGGGAGACGAACTGACAGCTACTGCCGAAGGAGAAGAGAAGTCCCCTGAGATGAGTAAGTTAGAACGGCTAGAAAATGAGCTTCAAACTGCCATAGATACTGAAAATTATGAAAAGGCGGCACGGCTACGTGATGAAATTCAAAAGCTAAAAGGCTAG